The Gambusia affinis linkage group LG09, SWU_Gaff_1.0, whole genome shotgun sequence DNA window GGAAAACCAAAAGAAGCTACATTTAGAGCTCCAGGGCCGGCTTGCCTCTGCTGCTCCCATGAAGCAGTTAACACCACAACCTGCACAGAAATTAACCAGTCGAGCTCTGCAGCTCGCTTGCTAAGAGCTGACAGCGTCTCGTCTGCCGTTTGCGGAGAAGAGGGGCAATTATTGTGTGATGGATTTCACCTGTTCCCGGTGAAAATAACTTGGTGTGCGTCTCAGGACAGTGAAATGCCCATACCGGAAAATCATTCTTCTGTCACCCCATAGAGCCAAAGACATTGTCATTTTTGCTCAAAGATCAAATCACTGAAGGCATGCTTGCCCAGTAGTGAggatatgaaataaataaaacagaaatatatataaatacagtcCCTCTAACAAGTTAAATCTAGTTAAAAGTTATTGATCTTGACAGTTTGGAGGCATCAAAGCAATGTACTAGAGTTATTATAGGACTTGGTTTGTATTTATAGAGATGAagcagatgattttttttatggattaaaTCCCCTGATTATAATCAAACAGAGTTTGATGAGAAAATATGATCTTACTCGCATGATGTTTTCTATGATTTAGTGTGATGTGCAAAACAGCCTGAAGTCTCTTAAGAAACAGAGCAGTCAAACGATAAAGTAAGAAAGCAACTCTtcatatatattcatatttttatttatttatatttcatttctgGAAGGATATCTTGTACACCAAATATCCCACTGGCAGTTAAGCGCATTCAATGTGTTTAGAAGCCAGAAACAGTCACTTGTTTTAACgaacacaaatacaaaataaagataaCCACAAAATAATGAACTGCATGTATATAACATACAAAAGAATCCCATGCCTACTCAGTAGGTAACTTCAACATTCCAGCTCTTGAAGATGTGGATATTTACACttacaaaaatatactttataattttttattttttttatttttattttttgcttacattCTGATAAAATGAAGCGGTGCCCTCATAGCTCGTccctttttcttcctccctctgaGTGCGTACATTctgtaacaaaaatattccCTCAATCCTTAAGGCGAGATGCAGTGCATCCACTCTCGCGCTCAGCCGAGTCGCAACATCTGCAAGGCTTCACGAAAGGCACCGAATAACAGGAGCGTTTGtcttgtttaggtttttttcttgaaaaaaatttttttttttttcccatttctctgtttttcaatATAACCAAGCGATATGTCACATGTGAGAAAGAGATAGTACCAGTGGATGATATTTACAACAGAAACTAACATCACTCTTACTCATGCTCGAATACTtaagtgcttctttttttttttttatctcaaacaaTGTCAAAACATATCACAGCATCATCACTACATAATAGAGAAAGTATGTAGAAAATATGGCCCTGCTCACTTCAAATAATACAatgcaaatatgcaaataattgTTCACATCAGTGGTACCGAGGAATGATAAAAACGAAACATGGCACATGTACAATATACATATATGATAGCTTATGTATATCATTCAATGTCTTTTGTATAAATGTCTCAAGGACAAACGTGCCTGAGGAATCTGTCTGTCTCTTGGtgtgggatttattttttgttttgttttttcggTTTATGATGGAACAGACCCGCCAGAGCCGTTTTCTATCTGTCTCAGGAGTCCTGTATGCATTTGAAGTGCTGAATTTGTTTTACGGAGACGgtatgaaaaaaatccttttacaTGTTACGCTGTCCTTGCCCAGTCCTTGACAtgtgtctcttttctttctttcaggcAAATCTCAAGATTCACCTGCACTGCACCCGGTAgcaaaaaaaagtgcttttagGAGGAGGGAAACTAAGTCCTTTTGATGCTGATTTCTTTCCCCTCTAAAATGGAAACCTTGCAGAAGGAGAAGTGCGTTgagagtacaaaaaaaaaagtttttctgtctGCTCCTTTCTTAGCAGATCTCGATTGTCCTCGGGGAAAGAGTGGTCTGCATGTCTGAAAGAGGGGTGGGCACTGGGGAGCTGTAGATGTTGGATGCAACTGAAGAAGGGAAGGAGGTGGCGATTTGAGACTGGAAGGTGGTGGACATCGACGCCGATGGATAGGTGGTGGCGATGGAAGGAGAGGGATAGGAAGTGTGGACGGGAGAGGAGTAGCAGGAGGTGACTGGAGACGGGTAAGAAGACACTGGAGAAGGATAGGAAGTGATGGGAGAGGGGTAACTGGAGGCAGGTGAAGCAGAAGATGCTGGAGCCGACGTTACTACAGCAGCCCCAGCCTTCTCTGCCTTCTTGTCCTTCTGCCTCAGGTGGATCTTTGTGTGCCTCTTTCTCTCGTCGCTGCGGGCAAACTTGCGTCCACAGATCTCGCAGGCAAAGGGCTTCTCCCCTGTGTGGGTGCGGATGTGTGTTGTCAAGTGGTCGCTGCGGCTGAAGTTTCTCATGCAGATGCGGCACTGGAAGGGTTTCTGACCAGTGTGGATGCGGATGTGACGCGTCAACTCATCAGACCGCGAGAAGCGACGATCGCAGGTTTCCACAGGACAAGCGTAGGGCCTTTCATGTGGCGGCGTCTTGCTTGGTCGTGTGGGGTACTTGCGCATGCGGCTGGGCTTTATCAGCTGGGACTGGTAGATGTTTTTTAAGTCCTGCGAACCAGTCTGAGTGGCAAAGGCCTTGATGGTGGACAGAGGAGTAAGTGATGGCTGGTTTGACTGACTCTGGAAGGGCTTTTGGTCTGGGGGCACCAGGCTGATCTCTCCCTGTTGCTGGGGGAAGAGGTAGTCAGGAATCATGGGAACAGGAAAACTTGTGCTGCAAGTCTTGCCGTTGGGATATGCAGGGGGTGGGTACTGCACTGATCCAGCTGAGCTGGCGAACCCCTGACTCTGGTCTGGAAAGATGTCAGAGTTGGGGCTGGAGTATGTCGGGGCAGCTGAGTAGATGGGATTGGGCTCGCTGTGGTGGATTGAGGTGTTGAGGCTGGAACTTTGTGATGAGGAGGTTGAGGAGGAAGAAGTGGAGGCGGAGAGGATGGttgatgaggaggatgaagaggtcTGTGATGAAGCTGAGGAAGAGCTGGAGGTGGGAGCAACGTTGCTCATTAAGCCGGTGAACAGGCCCAGGATGGGCTCCGCCCAGAGGCTGTTGCTGCATGTGGTGGCGGGTTCAAGGGTAAAGCGGCCAGTGTAGGATATGGGGGGCAGCCTCTGGGTGGGGTACGTTTGCTCCGCAACTGGCTTCTCACAGGGGAAGGGGATATCAGATAGCGTATCTGCAGAAAGCACAAGAAATAA harbors:
- the egr1 gene encoding early growth response protein 1, producing MAAAKTEMILPALQISEPLSFPHSPMDNYPKLEEVMMLSSAQPFLTASAPEGAGFGSGEPGEQYEHLPGDTLSDIPFPCEKPVAEQTYPTQRLPPISYTGRFTLEPATTCSNSLWAEPILGLFTGLMSNVAPTSSSSSASSQTSSSSSSTILSASTSSSSTSSSQSSSLNTSIHHSEPNPIYSAAPTYSSPNSDIFPDQSQGFASSAGSVQYPPPAYPNGKTCSTSFPVPMIPDYLFPQQQGEISLVPPDQKPFQSQSNQPSLTPLSTIKAFATQTGSQDLKNIYQSQLIKPSRMRKYPTRPSKTPPHERPYACPVETCDRRFSRSDELTRHIRIHTGQKPFQCRICMRNFSRSDHLTTHIRTHTGEKPFACEICGRKFARSDERKRHTKIHLRQKDKKAEKAGAAVVTSAPASSASPASSYPSPITSYPSPVSSYPSPVTSCYSSPVHTSYPSPSIATTYPSASMSTTFQSQIATSFPSSVASNIYSSPVPTPLSDMQTTLSPRTIEIC